The Coregonus clupeaformis isolate EN_2021a chromosome 27, ASM2061545v1, whole genome shotgun sequence genomic sequence GTTATTGGACTCAATAAAAGGTCATCAGGATTTATACATAGATCCATGTTCTCTGTCCGTTCCTAGATCTAGATGACGTTCTCAAAGAGCTGCATGGAGGCCATGATATCTTCATCCTGGTGAGAGAAATTAAGAGTTAAGGAATCTGTTTTTTTTGGACACAATGTCAATTGAACACTACTTATGGCAGTACTGTTCTTAGCTGTTCATATGTTTTATGCTCCTCTGACATGTTGTGCTGGTTCTGTAAGACAAACCTGACAGAACTTGCTGtctaccaactacaggaatacctGGGATGTTAGCCAGACAAGTTAAAACCATGTAATAGCCAGTGGCTTGTCTGGGCATCTTTTCACCAGTAAAGCTTGTGGAGGATGTGTTTACCTTCTGACAGGTCTCTATGAACTCATCAATGGTCACAACCCCGTCTCTGTTCCGATCCATTTTCTGTTAAAGATGGCCATTAAAGATCTTGTATGATTACATACAGTACTACTAACCTCCACAGTGACACAATGTGAAGCTTTAAGGTTGGGAAAATTAAAACAGACGAGAGTTCTCATCAAACAATAACCAAACAATAAAGCCTTAGGACAGAAACAATACAAACAGAAGGACAGAAGGTTTTAAACAACATGTCAAATGTCAGACATGGGGGTGGGATGGGAGGGGGTTATACGCTTGGGGGTTAATGTACCTGAAAGAACTTGTCCACATGCTCAGATGGGTCATCATCTCGTACACTGGGATAGGTATACCTGCCCATCATGTCATAGATGGACGTCATTATGGCCAACATCTCCTGTACACAggtgcacacaacacacacatacacacacacacaaagacacacacacacacacaaaaacacacacacggacgcacacGCACAGTCACGAGTCAgtgctatgtctgtctgtctagcagTATAACTCTCTCTATGCAAGGCACAGCCTTACACTGTACCTCCTTGGTAATGCAGCCATCCTTGTTGATATCATACAGATTGAAGGCCCACCGGAGTTTCTCTGTTTCCGAACCTCTGAGCAGTACAGATAGTCCAATCACAAAGTCCTGGTGGGGGGGATTGAGCAGGTTATTGGGATGGCTAATTGATTGTTCAGGAAGGTTTTATTGCTAGAGAGGAAATTACCTTACTTTAAAGGAGCTTTGCTTACCTCAAAATGGATAGTGCCATTTCTGTCCATGTCAAAAGCGTTGAACAGGAAATGTGCATATGTGGTGGCATCTGAGAAGTGATTACAATGATATAGTTAACATTAGGCAGGCGTACAGTGGGTGACAGTTGGTTATTTATTCTCTTTCCACTTACATCCACTTTGCTCAGGGTGAAATGGGTCAGTCTTTATAGCATCTATATATCAATCGATGAGGTTCTGAGTTGTCAGAATCTTGCATCTTCTGATAAAATGTTTACTCCAAATCAGTAATACAATGTTCTCTATCAAATAACAGCCCATTGAAATAGCCAGCCTGGCCTCAGAGACATAATATAATAAATGTAAATCTGTgatactcaaattagtatgatatgataCGTTGGGTATGGTTACTTAAGCCAAAAATTAGGTTGGTCGGGGAGGACGGGTGGGCATATAACGCAAACATCTAGcaaccaggacgtgtactccgagcatgtgctgaccaactggcaagtgtcttcactgacattttcaacatgtccctgactgagtctgtaataccaacatgtttcaagcagaccaccatagtccccgtgcccaaggactctaagataacctgcctaaatgactaccgacccgtagcactgacgtctgtagccatgaag encodes the following:
- the LOC121541781 gene encoding calsenilin isoform X1, producing the protein MVLDGMELITITVVVGLFFVMLKQFGVWEPLSLDDESSECELELSTVRHQPEGLEQLQAQTQFTRKELQSLYRDFKNECPSGLVDEETFKTIYSQFFPQGDATTYAHFLFNAFDMDRNGTIHFEDFVIGLSVLLRGSETEKLRWAFNLYDINKDGCITKEEMLAIMTSIYDMMGRYTYPSVRDDDPSEHVDKFFQKMDRNRDGVVTIDEFIETCQKDEDIMASMQLFENVI
- the LOC121541781 gene encoding calsenilin isoform X2, producing MVLDGMELITITVVVGLFFVMLKQFGVWEPLSLDDESSECELELSTVRHQPEGLEQLQAQTQFTRKELQSLYRDFKNECPSGLVDEETFKTIYSQFFPQGDATTYAHFLFNAFDMDRNGTIHFEDFVIGLSVLLRGSETEKLRWAFNLYDINKDGCITKEEMLAIMTSIYDMMGRYTYPSVRDDDPSEHVDKFFQDEDIMASMQLFENVI
- the LOC121541781 gene encoding calsenilin isoform X3, with the translated sequence MRRRSRPSTHSSSPREVGVSPQEMQGRHHGIVQQMGGRRPFNCPYCCQLFQPGLRDATTYAHFLFNAFDMDRNGTIHFEDFVIGLSVLLRGSETEKLRWAFNLYDINKDGCITKEEMLAIMTSIYDMMGRYTYPSVRDDDPSEHVDKFFQKMDRNRDGVVTIDEFIETCQKDEDIMASMQLFENVI